The following proteins are co-located in the Salvelinus namaycush isolate Seneca chromosome 31, SaNama_1.0, whole genome shotgun sequence genome:
- the LOC120026321 gene encoding beta-crystallin B1-like: MSQTAKSASSQGTDAKDKGAPAPAATSKATKTGDPGMGNFKIMLFDQENFQGRMMEIQNECMNVCDRGMERVRSIIVECGPFVAFEQTNFRGEMFILEKGEYPRWDTWSNSYRSDCLMSLRPIRMDSMEHKICLFELSDFKGNKMEIQEDDVPTLWAHGFTDRVGSVRVPGGVWVGYQYPGYRGYQYLFECGDYRHYNEFCAFQPQIQSMRRVRDMQFHQRGCFNLTTASK; the protein is encoded by the exons ATGTCTCAGACCGCCAAGTCCGCCTCCAGTCAGGGCACTGATGCCAAGGACAAGGGAGCCCCTGCCCCCGCTGCCACCAGCAAGGCCACCAAGACCGGAGACCCTGGCATGGGAAACTTCAAA ATCATGCTGTTCGACCAGGAGAACTTCCAGGGCAGAATGATGGAGATCCAGAACGAGTGCATGAACGTGTGTGACCGCGGCATGGAGAGAGTGCGCAGTATCATCGTTGAGTGCGGCCC CTTTGTTGCCTTTGAGCAGACTAACTTCCGTGGGGAGATGTTCATCTTGGAGAAGGGAGAGTACCCTCGCTGGGATACCTGGAGCAACTCTTACCGTAGTGACTGCCTCATGTCCCTCAGACCCATCCGCATg GACAGCATGGAGCACAAGATCTGTCTGTTTGAGCTCTCCGACTTCAAGGGCAATAAGATGGAGATCCAGGAGGATGACGTGCCCACCCTCTGGGCGCACGGCTTCACTGACAGGGTGGGCAGCGTGAGGGTGCCCGGCGGagt gtgggtGGGTTACCAGTACCCCGGATACAGAGGCTACCAGTACCTGTTTGAGTGTGGTGACTACAGACACTACAACGAGTTCTGTGCCTTCCAGCCCCAGATCCAGTCCATGCGTCGCGTCAGGGACATGCAGTTCCATCAGCGTGGTTGCTTCAACCTCACTACCGCCAGCAAGTGA